The genomic interval AGGCCGCGAGCGGCCGCATCATGACGCGCTGCGCAGCACGGCTTGGGCCGTGGTGGCTTGCGCGGAATACCACCGCAGCCCGGTGATCCTGGTCGAGAACGTCCCCGACTTCGAGAAGTGGGTGCTTTACCCGGCTTGGCGCGATGCGCTGCGCCGGCTGGGCTACGCCGTATCGCCGCATCTGGTTGATGCGGCGGATCATGGCGTGCCGCAGAACCGACAGCGCCTGTTCCTGGTCTGCACGCGCTCTCGGCGGCCGCTGCGCTTGAGCCTGCCGCGCCGCGAGCACCGACCTATTGCCGATGTGATCCAGTGGGATGCACACCCGTGGAGTCCGATCGTCACGCCCAGGCGCAGCGACAAGACGCTGCGCCAGATCGCGGCGGGCCGTGCTGCGCACGGCGACCGCTTCCTGATCCCGTACTACTCCAGCGGCAGCGGCCTCACCGGCCGCAGCATCCACCGGCCTGTCGGCACCATCACTACCCGCGACCGCTGGGCCGTGATCGAGGGCGACAAGATGCGGATGCTTGCCGTGCCCGTGGCACGGGATGCAATGAGCTTTCCGCCGTCCTACGTCCTCCCCAACGTCCACCGCGATGCCATGCACCTGCTGGGTAATGCCGTCTGCCCCGTGGTGGCCGCCGACTTCCTCAACGAGCTGCGCCTTGCGGCTTGATCGTTTTCCTGGAGCTGCCCTATGAAACCTTCTCGCTTCCTTCCTGTGATCCTCGCCGGCCTCGCCTTGAGCTGGGCCGGCTCCGCTTTCGCCTTCAAGCCTAGCGCGCTGCGCGAGCTGGCCGATGCCATTGAAACGGCCGCGCCTGTTGCCGTGCCTGCGGCCGGCTCCATCGAGGTGGGCTTTTCGCCCAAGGGCGGGGCCGAGGCGCTGGTTCTTCGCGTGATCGACTCCGCGAAGACCGACATCAAGGCGCTGTCCTACAGCTTCACCAGTCCGCGCGTGGTGGCCGCGCTGCTGCGCGCGGCCAAGCGCGGCGTGGCTGTCTCCCTGGTGGCCGACTACAAGAACAACATCACCGACGACCGCAGCGGAAAGGGCCGGGCGGCCCTTTCCGCGCTGGCCGAGGCCGGTTGCGATGTCCGCGTGATTTCCGCTTACCCGATCCACCACGACAAGGTGCTCATCGTGGATCGCCAGTCCGTCGAGCTGGGGAGCTTCAACTACTCCGACGCAGCCGCGCGCGTGAATTCGGAGAACGTCCTGGTGAACTGGAATAATTCGGCGCTGGCCAAGGCATATCTGGCCCACTTTGATCGCAACTGGCGGCAATCCGAGCCTTTCCGTGCCCGGTATTAACAGGAACTCGGAGAACACCATGACCGTCGATTTTTTCCTCATTGATGCCCCGCACACCGTCCCCCAGGAATTCCAGGCTTGGGAGGCTGCGAAAGCGCATCACCGCGCCGTTTTTCTGCGCTGCGTGGATGCCGAAGATGGCAGCGCCGAACAATCCCGCCTCGATACGGAGGGCCGGGCCGCGAAGGCCGAGGCTGACCGCTTGGAGCAAGCCGCGCGCACGGCTTGGTTGCGGGCGAAGCGGCAGTCCGTGGAAATCCACACCAACAATGACACGCGCGAAACCCGGCATTGCTTTACCGAGCAGCCGTTGCGAATCCACGCCGGTTTCACGCACCAGGATGCGGCCGCTGGCTGGCGTCAAGTCCTCGCCTTTTCGTCCAGTCCGACCCCTGACGCCGACACCTTGGCACGGATCGAGCGGGCGAAATCGGATGCCGTCTCGCAACTGGAGTCCTATTGGGCCGAGCTGGCCGAAGCCACCGATATTCAGCGCGTTATCTGCCAGGGCGTTCATTACACTTGGGATGCGCTTGGCCAGGGAATCGGTTTCGGTGGGCAGGCGTTCCGTGTTGAGTGGCTGGACGCTGATCGAGAACCGACCGAGTGCAATTTGTTCGCGCAGGGTCGCATCCCGGTTTGGATGCGTGAGAAGCTGCCCGACAACGCCCGTTCCATCGAAGACTTGGGCTATCGAATTGATCCGTTTCCGGCTGTGGATGACAGCTTGGATGACGACCCGCCGTATTAACCCCTGGGCGTCTCCCCTACGGGGCCGGGCTTTCGTGCTGCGCATCGAGCCGCCTGCGGCGTCTCGCCCCTTCGGGCATCAATCCCTGACGCCTCCGCGCCGTGCCGGCGCTGCGCGCTCCGCTTGCCGGGCCTGAAGGCCCAGCCGAGGAACTTTCGCGCGCGAAAGTTCGGGATGTGGATCTGATCCGTGGTGTGCCGGCGCTGGTGCGCTGAATCCGCTCCGCGCGGGGCCGCACCCCACCACTACCTCGCGCCTTTATTCGTCGTCATGGTGCCCTCCGGCCGGGCTTCTCCGGTCAAGGGCCGGGCTGCGCCCTGAAATCCTCACCCGTTCGGTGCTCGCCTGCGGCTGCGCTCCGCGTGCGGCCTCCGGTTTCTCCCTTGACCGCGCCCGTCCTGCGTGCCCCTGGACGCCGAGGCGACGAGGTAGATGGTGGGATGCAAAAGCCGGCCCCGCGCTCCGCTGGCCATGTGGGTGATCGACGGGGAGCAGGGGAGCTTGTGCCCCTGCGGGGCAAGAGCAACTGCAACACCTTGGGGGCCTGTTCCGGCCCCCAAACCCCGCCCCGAGGCTCCAAGGTAGCTTGCCTGAACCCCGAAGAAACGCAAGCCCGGAACCCGCGAAAAATCAGGCTTTTTTCTCTCACAAACTATTGACGGTCAATAGTTTTATGGTACAATATGACTCATGGTGTAGGAACAAAGAACGGTTCTACACCAGGCAGCAAAGACCACCATCAACCGAGCAAAAAAGGAGCTTCGATCATGGCCAGCATCAACACTTTCACCATCGTGGGCAACGTGACCAAGGACGTGGAATTGCGCTACACGCCCAGCGGCACGCCTTCCGTGACCTTCACTGTCGCCGTGGATAACGTCTATTTCGACCGCGACGGCAAGAAGCACGAAGAAACCGACTTCATCCCGGTGACGACCTACGGCAAGCAAGCCGAGAACGACGCCAAGTTTCTGAAGAAGGGTTCCACCGTGGCGGTGATGGGCCGGATTCGTAGCTGGTACAAGCAGGCCGAACGCAAGGGCGGTTTCAACTTCGAGGCCGAGCGCGTGCAGTACCTGGGCCGTCCCAGCGGCAACCGTGCAGGCGGTGACGCTGGCCAGCAGCAGCAAGGCCCCGGCAACGCCGAGCACGACGACTGGATGCGCGACTACGACAGCACCGAGCAAGCCGGTCAAGGCCGCCGCTAATCATGGCCAGCAGCTTTACCCGTGATGAGCTTTTCGACTTGGAATATGCAGTGAAAAACCTCATCGACGACAAAAAAGACTACTGCCCGAACGAAGAAGGCACCGCCGAGGCGGTGGCCCGCTTGGAAGACCTCCAAGCCAAGATTCAAGGGATGTTGCGCGAATCCGCGCCGCAGACCTGAACAACCGATAGGCCCGGCGAGCAGGCCGGGCTTATCGGCCCTCAAACCCCTAGACCATCATCAACTCACTGGAGAAATGACCATGCAACTCGCAAGCCGCTTCCGCAATGCTTCCGGTATCCGTGCCGACATGCCCTTGTCGGATGACCAAATCCGCAACGTGGCCCCCTCGATCTTTGCCGAGGCCGCCCACGAAAGCCGCTCCGCGCGTTACACCTATATCCCGACCATTGACGTTTTGAACGGCCTGCGCAAAGAGGGTTTCCAGCCCTTCATGGTTTGCCAGACCCGCGTGCGCAACGAGGAAAAGCGCGAGCACACTAAGCACATGATCCGCCTGCGCCACGCCGACCAGATCACTGGCCGCGAGGCGAACGAAATCATCCTGCTGAACAGCCACGACGGCACCAGCAGCTACCAGATGCTGGCCGGCATGTTCCGCTTTGTGTGCTCTAACGGCATGGTATGCGGCGAGACAACCAGCGACATCCGCGTGCGCCATAACGGCGACGTGGTGGGCGAAGTGATCGAAGGTGCTTTCAAGGTGCTGGACAGCTTCGAGGAAGCCACCGCCCAGCGCGAGGCCATGCAGGTGCTCACGCTCAACCAGGGCGAACAGGCCGCCTTTGCCCGCGCTGCACTGGCCCTGAAGTACGACGACCAGGACAGCGGGGCGGTGCCCGTCACTGAATCCCAAATCCTGGCCCCGCGCCGCTTCGAGGATCGCCGCGACGACATGTGGACGACCTTCAACCGCGTGCAGGAAAACATGATGAAGGGCGGACTGCGCGGCCGCAACCGCAGCGGCCGCACCACCACAACGCGCCCGGTCAACGGCATTGACCAGAGCGTTAAGCTGAACCGTGCCTTGTGGGTGCTGGCCGAGGAAATGCGCCGCCTGAAGGGCTAACCCGAGCCGCCCGGCCACGCTGGACGCGCGGCCGGGCATCCCTCCCGCCACTACACGAAGGACGACACCATGAGCAGCCACCACGAATGGGCCGAGGAAGTCACCGCCCAGCACGACGCGCAAAAGCCCTATGCACCCGAGAACGGCCAGCCCTTGCGATTCAAGGCCGGTGATCCGGTGATTTACACGAACCCGGCAGGCATTGAGTTTCCCTTGCGCGTCACCGGCTTCTATCAGCGCCCGGCTTCGCCGTGCGGCCAGTACGCGAACGGAGCGCGCTATCTGCTGGACTGGGATTGCCCGTGGTTCCCGGTTCCTGAATCCCGCTTGCGCCTGGATGAATCCCGCGCCGTGCCCGAGCTGGAGGCCGCCGCCTAAATCGGAGCGCCGTCCGCTGGCCGGCGCTGCAACCCGCTGACGCGCACCAGGGCGAGCAGGCCCGCGCGTGAGCTTCACCCTTAGACCATCCAACCCGAGGATATGACCATGAGCAAGACCGCCGCCGACACCGCCACCAACGAACTGATCCGCCACGCTATCGCGGCATGGGGCTACTTGGTGCGCTGGGGTTCCCGCCTGACCCTGGCCGAGTTTGCGGCCGTGATCCGCCGTCACTCGTCCCATGAACGCGCCGAGGCCCTGGCCGCCGCGCTCGAATCGGCCACGGGCTTTGTGGCCCGCGACTGGCGCGGCTTCCGCGCCAACTGGCAATGCTGATGACCACCGCCCGCCTGCGCGGGCGGGCGCTCTTGGGGCTGCGCCCCGCCGCGCGGCATCCTGCTGGGCTTGGCCGGCACGGCTTCGCCGTCCCGGCGTGGCCCTTTTTCGGGTGTGCGCCGTGGGCGTGAGAGCTGGCCAGGGCTTTGGTGCCCGCAAGCCGAAACGCGGGCTTTGCCCGGTATGTGCAAAGCGCGGCATGACGCAATGGCGGGCTACGCCTGCGGGGATGCTCCGCTGGTGCCAGTATTGCCAGCACAGCGAAGGGCAGGGCGTCTATGACCTGTTGCACCAGGATTCCCGCCGTCGTTAGGGCGTCTCCCCTACGGGGCCGGGCTTTCGTGCTGCGCATCGAGCCGCCTGCGGCGTCTCGCCCCTTCGGGCATCAATCCCTGACGCCTCCGCGCCGTGCCGGCGCTGCGCGCTCCGCTTGC from Cupriavidus basilensis carries:
- a CDS encoding single-stranded DNA-binding protein; this encodes MASINTFTIVGNVTKDVELRYTPSGTPSVTFTVAVDNVYFDRDGKKHEETDFIPVTTYGKQAENDAKFLKKGSTVAVMGRIRSWYKQAERKGGFNFEAERVQYLGRPSGNRAGGDAGQQQQGPGNAEHDDWMRDYDSTEQAGQGRR
- a CDS encoding DUF932 domain-containing protein, with translation MQLASRFRNASGIRADMPLSDDQIRNVAPSIFAEAAHESRSARYTYIPTIDVLNGLRKEGFQPFMVCQTRVRNEEKREHTKHMIRLRHADQITGREANEIILLNSHDGTSSYQMLAGMFRFVCSNGMVCGETTSDIRVRHNGDVVGEVIEGAFKVLDSFEEATAQREAMQVLTLNQGEQAAFARAALALKYDDQDSGAVPVTESQILAPRRFEDRRDDMWTTFNRVQENMMKGGLRGRNRSGRTTTTRPVNGIDQSVKLNRALWVLAEEMRRLKG
- a CDS encoding DNA cytosine methyltransferase; its protein translation is MRCIDLFAGAGGFTEGARLAGARVVWAANHWPLAVQYHQTNHPDTWHECQDLQQADWRAVPAHDVVLASPACQGHSRARGRERPHHDALRSTAWAVVACAEYHRSPVILVENVPDFEKWVLYPAWRDALRRLGYAVSPHLVDAADHGVPQNRQRLFLVCTRSRRPLRLSLPRREHRPIADVIQWDAHPWSPIVTPRRSDKTLRQIAAGRAAHGDRFLIPYYSSGSGLTGRSIHRPVGTITTRDRWAVIEGDKMRMLAVPVARDAMSFPPSYVLPNVHRDAMHLLGNAVCPVVAADFLNELRLAA
- a CDS encoding phospholipase D family protein; this encodes MKPSRFLPVILAGLALSWAGSAFAFKPSALRELADAIETAAPVAVPAAGSIEVGFSPKGGAEALVLRVIDSAKTDIKALSYSFTSPRVVAALLRAAKRGVAVSLVADYKNNITDDRSGKGRAALSALAEAGCDVRVISAYPIHHDKVLIVDRQSVELGSFNYSDAAARVNSENVLVNWNNSALAKAYLAHFDRNWRQSEPFRARY